The following nucleotide sequence is from Solanum dulcamara chromosome 7, daSolDulc1.2, whole genome shotgun sequence.
ttaactatccaattcattcttttcattccaatcaatacacatatacacaaaaccatccatctcaactcaagacaaattatgaccaaagaaatctcatcttggattcatgtgaatgaaacatgaattcatactctcaataaaactcaactcaagaatatcgtcaacatctacaaatctatatacaaagatatatttgtagtcaataattatgaaagataactatttagtaactcaagtcattaaaatcacccatcaatttctagcatatgaaaatattctagggtttaggaaaatttcaaggaagatcttcataaaaggttggaatctttcacaacttctacctaacacatctatggcatatggaagaactcaatccatatttttaggttagccttacataccttagtgaagacttgaagaaaatcttgtggttggatcttcaatggagaactcaaatcttgaagctcttagaaTAATTCTTTGTTAAAGAaggacttggagaagaagaagaggaagagagaggatctttctagggcttttctagagaaagagagaggctgaaaatatgtccccaaaatgttcaaggatgatacatatataatttgggatgaattcccaaattgccccttctcaaaagttctgaaaaataggctaaaatgctcttagcacgatagtggcgcatcgctccattgcagcgccaggtcgattatgcctaaaaacctgcacatatgatagtggcgcgctgcgccaagaaccaaactactgaggcacattcttgacgcgatagtggcgcatcgcgcccttatagcgccaagcccaagttttctgggttctggagaataggcttaaaaaaccCTGCTACCCAATagtagcgcgtcgcgccagggaccaaactactgaggcatgttcctggcgcgatagtggcgcatcgcgcccttgcggcgccaaggccatattcccagcagttgcagcccaggcctaaaatttctgtagtgctagttcgtcttaggatcgtcatatcttttgactctgaactccaaaaattacattcttggtggcattggaaagaagactcgacgacctttaatttggtaggtcgtggtccatccagttcatcatatttcaaacgATATAGTTGTTataagtcgacccttatacaaactccttcgacaacttatccaagacgaattcttttggacttagcttggttctaaggatcccttatgaccccacatcatctctaacactctttaattatttaggaactcatcttaactcatgcacacgcttcacaataattgggtttgaccctacacgaatacaagaaaggtccaaaTTTTAGGGAAacattttgggggtgttacaaaacCCTTCTCAGGTCTCGCTAAAGTGACTGAGGGTCCCATTCGCAGGCATCGAGTTTTCCACCATTGGTTTGCTTAAGTGAGCCCTGGCTAATTCCAGACCCTCACTTTTGCGATAGGTAGCCATGGTTACATTTGCGGCCCTTCCTTCGTGATTGCAGAACCTGGCAGCAAAACACAACAACCAATTCAGTCAACTTCTCAAATTCTCGAATGGACCGTCGAGATTTGTTTGGGACTCTATGCACACAAACCAAACATGATACCCCTCTAATTCGACGTTCTGGCCCGtcgaaatttgaatttgaggtctcctttaCTCGAAATTCATTTGTTCATAACTAAACTAGTTTAAgactcaaaaagaccaaaatgccctaGAAACTCCCAAAAAATATACTGAAACTCTCCCCAGGACTAATATCACCTTCTAAATACAACGAAATCGTCAGAAATCCAATCCGAGTATATGAACTCCAAATGTTCATCAAAGTAAAACCTTAGTCCAAAATAACTTAAGCttccaacttaagacctcaaattcacaatATGACTCTAACACTGAAACCGATAACTCTCCTAAACTAAATTTCACATTATGGAGCCGATGGAACTGACAGAAATACATTCTGAGGCTCATAGATCTGGTTGGTACCAAAAACCACTTTTGAACAACTTAAGCCCTTTGAAAACTCAAAACTTCCAAACATCTAAACTTTTCAAGGAACTTCCAAAACTAACTCCAAACACTGATCAACTATGACTGGGGGCAACTACGGGGAGGGGCAAAATGGTCATTTTGTAGAAAATTtcaaaatgaccttcagggtcattacaatgcAATCTATCAACTCATGTGCATAGTTTATTTAGTTTGTCACGTTATTTCTAAGtgattttcaatgatttttttgtatgtgtCAAATCTTAACAATAAAAATCGATAATTATTAAGAACCAATAAATCAATAACCGATAAACCAATATCTTAGTAGTTCTATAACATTTTAGTATGTCTACAAATCGATAACTAATTAGTCAAATCGATATACTTCAAAATCGAACCGACCCGATCACTATGCAGTCCTAGGGGTCAACCCCATTACCTTTCCTCCTTATTAGTAGTATTATATAGTAAATGTGTAGTTTCTTATTCATCAATGTatattattgatctatttttatttactttgtaTCTTGCTATTTATTGTCTTATTTTCTTGAAACCATGATTCGACTCCTCTTTTGAGCCAAGAGTCTGTCAAGAATATCTACCCTACTTCACAAAATTAGGGGTAAGATTTGTTTACATCCTACTCTCCCCAACCCCACTCATAGAATTACACAGGATTTGATAGTGCcaacattattttcttttatttactcaccaatttttattttatttttataaaaagatcGACCATCATTATTATGTGGATAATTAACAAGAgccaaaaatgatttttttttctaaagccATCCACCCAAGATTTCTTCCTCTCAATGTGGTGGGGGTTTTCACCTAGACTTCTGCCAACCAAAATATGAATACATGTAGAAGAACGTTGAAAAGGTGTATTCATCATTTTATTACATTTTCACTGTCACTTGTATTAATCCTCTTGAAAACCTAGACCATGTGAATGTTTAGATGATTTAGGCTTTTATAAACGCTAGTATAAATCGTCTTTTCTAATTAATATGACACAAATTTACAAATAGggttaataaaagaaagaagattCAACTAGATTTAAATTGTGATTATTTTGGCCATTAAGATTTTTAACACGAAGAGAATATATATAGTATGACATAAAATTACTTatagaattaataaatgatgacAAAAGATTCAACTATGTTTAAAATTGTGACCTTATGGTCGTTAAGCTTTTCAACTCGCAAAgaatatatatttgcttatagGGTTAATAAAAGATGATGAAAATTAACTAAAAGTCTAGAAGACTAAATTGTCAGATTCAGAGTAAGATTTCTGTCTCGAGAGAAGGCATGAGCATTTTCTAAAATCTCCtctcatttctttttttagttaacTGATTTGTTGGGtcccaaaataaataattataatcaatATCTAAATTCTAAACATTTTTTAGAATTCCAACTTTTTAGCTCTCAATTCGTAACCATCACTGTTTCACTTGATTCTTTTCCGATTAAGATGTATAGACTAATCTGTTTTTATCACAGGAATTTGGATTAGCTTTGTACGGTCATAATTCTCCtgatataaaagaaaagacTGATAATTTGTCTTTACAAGAGTAGCCCCAATAAAAAAATTGTAGTATGTGTTGTCCCTGGTAAAATAATCATAGTGAAATGACATATTTATTCACCCTATGAGCAATCAAGCCGAATCTGGTGTATCTTAAGGGATCCTTTAAGATTGGATCAAAAACTATTCTTGATTGAGGCCATGGatgaattataaaagaaatCTTTTTTGAATCGTCGTGGTTCTAATATGAATATGAAGTTTTAAGACTTTTATCCGTTAAGCTCGATTCGCAAATGCTATAATATGACATAGACTTTCTTATATTTATAGGGAGAAAAGGGAACACAAAAGTAATTGTGACCTTTGTTAGTCGCTAAATTTAACTCGCAAAAATTACAGTATCAGATAATTAAACTCTATTTGTGAGCGTTGTTCATTCTTCCATCTCTGCTTATACTAATAGACTTTTTTAATAATGAGGGAAAATAGAAGGTGAACATGAAATTTCTGAAGAGATTAACCAAGACTTGTTCTTTTCTTCATACCAAATTTGATTGACTGACACTAAGAATTAATTCgcagaaaataaaattcattaACTAGGCTTAAATTGTAACCTTTTAACTAGAAAGATCGGATAAACCTAAAAATGATTCATCTTCTTCTTGACtacttttctttaaaatgattttttttttaaaagtaaacacattaatttgattaatattttgtgcaattattttatatttatttgccTCAAAATCAATTTGGAAAATTATTCACTATGGTCAAGTGATTGATTGGTGAGTatcaaacaacaacaaaataaatatacgtAGGATTTAacttttaatatatttgaaagaaTTATAAAATATCTACCAAATATGGTTTCTTCCacaattagaaaaaataataatgtgttTCTATAAGCGCTACAACGACTATAAGTAAATAATCATACATATATCAccattaattataaatatttgtattttattaaattaaccACTACATAGATTATTTTTAGGCTTattgaaatttcaaaattctTAGCCAATATTTAAATGTTCGCTtgttttaatctttaattttgtgCATCcaaaaaacatatattttttaactttcttcatgaaaaaaaatattattactctATCAACATTTTTTTGGATACTACTAACTTGGATTTGAACtaactaaattattttcctAATAAGAAAAGTTTGACTCAAAATGATTCATCTGCATAAGACTCGAGCCATAAACTACATATATTTGAAGATGATTACCCTTATTTACTTTTATACCAAAATAGTACGGGTGACAACTAAGAATCCtttcattcaaaatttttaaaaaatgaattctCCCCTATAAATAAGAGTCAATCCTAGGCAAAGAAACAcactacaacaataacaacaaagcCATTTCATCTCCCATATCCAAATAAACACATTTCtccttctcttcttcctctttacCCATGACTAGAAGTAAAGTGAAGCTTGcttttattgaaaatatcaATAAGAGAAAAGCCTCATACAACAAAAGAATGAAAGGGTTCTTGAAAAAGGTACATGAACTGAGCATTCTTTGTGAAGTTGAAATAGTTGTCGTCATCTATAGTACTTACCACCAGGAACCTAAGGTGTTTCCAAGTCATGATGTTGCTATCAACACATGTACAAAGTTTAGGgagttttcatattttgagCAATCAAAAAACATGATGACACAAGAAAAGTTCACCAGGCAAAGGATAGAGAAAATGGAGGAACAACTGCagaaagtaaagaaaaaaaatagggtTAGTGAGCTCACAAACAAGATGCATGAACTTTTGAATGGAGGAGATATTCATGTTGGCATGAATTTTTCCGAACTCAATGATCTAAGTTATGTGATCAACCAAAATCTTAAAAATATACGTGAAGCACTCAAAGCAAAGGATGACGGAGAGGATTCTACATCTAATGCCCCTAAGTCCATTGTTGGATTGATGGAATCTGGTGGAACCAGCTCCGTGTGGCCAAGGGCTCCTCGATTTTCATCACAAATTTTTTCTCCAAT
It contains:
- the LOC129894862 gene encoding agamous-like MADS-box protein AGL80, giving the protein MTRSKVKLAFIENINKRKASYNKRMKGFLKKVHELSILCEVEIVVVIYSTYHQEPKVFPSHDVAINTCTKFREFSYFEQSKNMMTQEKFTRQRIEKMEEQLQKVKKKNRVSELTNKMHELLNGGDIHVGMNFSELNDLSYVINQNLKNIREALKAKDDGEDSTSNAPKSIVGLMESGGTSSVWPRAPRFSSQIFSPIPQMPQQIAPPILPTIMVSPISSPMMAPPTSVPILPEVNPSMNISPIGASAPMDNHQHYSVISPQSPAFSELLDWILDDLSFDNITDQDPNQNNNNM